The Diachasmimorpha longicaudata isolate KC_UGA_2023 chromosome 14, iyDiaLong2, whole genome shotgun sequence genome includes a region encoding these proteins:
- the LOC135169152 gene encoding uncharacterized protein LOC135169152, translating to MKKLRLKELRHHPYGFTSEDDVYRDTQIEALKKRLTTKILVSNDEVADLFEEACQSTGSLSDRKDERSSPEIEKRKRRAPRRIMCNSRRSRSLSPFGHKNRSHKNAMDMKKYKNHI from the exons ATGAAGAAGCTGCGTCTGAAGGAATTGAGACACCATCCCTATGGATTTACCTCGGAAGATGACGTGTACAGAGACACTCAGATTGAAGCGTTGAAGAAAAGATTGACTACAAAGATACTCGTTTCAAATGATGAAGTTGCTGATTTATTTGAAGAGGCCTGCCAGAGTACTGGATCACTGAGTGACAGAAAAGATGAGAGAA GTTCACCAGAAATTGAGAAACGAAAACGTCGAGCTCCAAGACGAATTATGTGCAATTCCCGTCGCTCCAGATCTCTCTCGCCTTTTGGTCACAAAAACCGATCGCACAAAAATGCAAtggatatgaaaaaatataaaaatcacaTATGA